The proteins below are encoded in one region of Scyliorhinus torazame isolate Kashiwa2021f chromosome 16, sScyTor2.1, whole genome shotgun sequence:
- the LOC140393313 gene encoding golgin subfamily A member 7B-like isoform X1 has translation MAEVHNLQELRPSASLATKVFIQRDYADGILCQFQTKFPPELESRVERHYFEETVKTLNNYYAEAEKIGGTSYFEGCLACVTAYVIFICMETRYEKVLKKISKYIQEQNEKIYAPRGLLVTDPIERGLRVIEIAIYEDRCSSGSGSSSSGSSTSSCSRG, from the exons ATGGCCGAG GTGCACAATCTTCAGGAGTTACGGCCGAGCGCCTCATTGGCAACGAAAGTCTTCATCCAGCGAGACTACGCGGATGGCATCCTGTGCCAGTTTCAAACCAAGTTCCCACCAGAGCTGGAGAGCCGG GTTGAAAGACACTACTTTGAGGAAACTGTGAAGACCTTAAACAATTATTATGCAGAAGCAGAGAAGATCGGGGGAACGTCCTATTTTGAAGGCTGCCTGGCGTGCGTTACTGCCTATGTCATCTTCATATGCATGGAGACCCGATATGAAAAG GTTCTGAAGAAGATTTCTAAATACATTCAAGAACAGAATGAGAAAATCTATGCCCCCCGAGGATTGTTGGTCACAGATCCCATCGAACGGGGGCTGCGAGTC ATTGAGATTGCGATCTACGAAGACCGGTGCAGCAgcggcagcggcagcagcagcagtgggAGCAGCACCAGCAGCTGCAGCAGGGGTTGA
- the LOC140393313 gene encoding golgin subfamily A member 7B-like isoform X2: MAEVHNLQELRPSASLATKVFIQRDYADGILCQFQTKFPPELESRVERHYFEETVKTLNNYYAEAEKIGGTSYFEGCLACVTAYVIFICMETRYEKVLKKISKYIQEQNEKIYAPRGLLVTDPIERGLRVVMPLTSVDY, encoded by the exons ATGGCCGAG GTGCACAATCTTCAGGAGTTACGGCCGAGCGCCTCATTGGCAACGAAAGTCTTCATCCAGCGAGACTACGCGGATGGCATCCTGTGCCAGTTTCAAACCAAGTTCCCACCAGAGCTGGAGAGCCGG GTTGAAAGACACTACTTTGAGGAAACTGTGAAGACCTTAAACAATTATTATGCAGAAGCAGAGAAGATCGGGGGAACGTCCTATTTTGAAGGCTGCCTGGCGTGCGTTACTGCCTATGTCATCTTCATATGCATGGAGACCCGATATGAAAAG GTTCTGAAGAAGATTTCTAAATACATTCAAGAACAGAATGAGAAAATCTATGCCCCCCGAGGATTGTTGGTCACAGATCCCATCGAACGGGGGCTGCGAGTC